From one Paenibacillus sp. FSL K6-1330 genomic stretch:
- the disA gene encoding DNA integrity scanning diadenylate cyclase DisA, with translation MKETSQLDKMNDLLKLVAPGTPFRDGLENVLRAKTGALIVVGYSPEVMEVVDGGFSINCDFSPNYLYELAKMDGAIILSEDLKRILYANTQLIPDSSISSIETGIRHRTAERVAKQTGKLVVSISQRRNIITLYQGSLRYALKEIGVILTKANQAIQTLERYRVVLNQSLTNLSASEFEELVTIPEVVNVIQRVEMVLRIKKEIKRYINELGNEGRLISMQMDELVSNIEEEAWLLYADYAREYSEEKIREIILALKRSTDEELLDIHHIVRLLGYPASAAASEEEILPRGYRILNKIPRLPNVIVRNLVDQFHDLSSIMIASIHELDEVDGIGEVRARTIKEGLKRLQEQVFIDRQI, from the coding sequence GTGAAAGAAACGAGCCAACTGGACAAAATGAATGATTTGCTAAAGCTGGTAGCACCGGGAACGCCGTTTCGCGACGGACTGGAGAACGTGCTGCGGGCAAAGACGGGCGCCCTGATCGTTGTGGGCTACAGCCCGGAAGTAATGGAAGTTGTTGACGGCGGCTTCTCCATTAACTGCGATTTTTCGCCAAACTATTTATACGAGCTGGCCAAGATGGACGGGGCCATCATCCTGAGTGAAGACTTGAAACGTATCTTATATGCGAATACCCAGTTGATTCCGGATTCTTCGATCTCTTCCATCGAGACGGGGATACGGCACAGAACAGCGGAGCGGGTAGCGAAACAGACAGGCAAGCTGGTTGTGTCCATCTCGCAGCGCCGAAACATTATTACGCTGTATCAAGGATCGCTGCGGTATGCATTGAAGGAAATCGGCGTAATCTTAACCAAGGCGAATCAGGCTATACAGACCTTGGAGCGATACCGAGTGGTGCTTAATCAATCGCTTACCAACCTCTCGGCATCTGAATTTGAAGAATTGGTCACCATTCCGGAAGTCGTGAATGTGATTCAGCGCGTCGAGATGGTGCTCCGCATCAAGAAGGAGATCAAGCGCTATATCAACGAGCTCGGCAACGAAGGTCGTTTGATCAGCATGCAGATGGATGAGCTTGTAAGCAACATAGAGGAAGAGGCTTGGCTGCTGTATGCGGACTATGCCCGGGAGTACAGCGAGGAGAAGATCCGCGAGATCATTCTTGCGTTGAAGCGTTCAACGGATGAGGAACTGCTGGACATTCATCATATTGTAAGGCTTCTTGGCTATCCGGCTTCCGCCGCTGCTTCAGAGGAAGAAATACTGCCGCGTGGTTACCGGATTTTGAACAAAATCCCGCGCCTTCCGAATGTGATCGTACGTAATCTGGTCGACCAGTTCCATGATTTATCCAGCATTATGATCGCTTCCATCCATGAACTTGATGAAGTGGACGGGATTGGTGAAGTTCGCGCACGGACCATTAAAGAAGGCCTGAAACGATTGCAAGAACAAGTATTTATTGACAGACAAATCTAA
- the cysE gene encoding serine O-acetyltransferase: protein MFKQMKSDIRTVFENDPAARGLFEVVFTYSGLHALWAHRVAHALFKRRWYTLARLISQFSRFMTGIEIHPGARIGHRLFIDHGMGVVIGETCEIGDDVVIYQGVTLGGTGKEKGKRHPTIGNNVVIGSGAKVLGSFTIGDNCNIGSNAVVLRPVPQNSTVVGNPGKIVKQNGERVRDRLDHTNLPDPIVDMLRSMQKEIDQLRAELHESKRNQPKGMVSEVVVSSAKEE from the coding sequence ATGTTTAAACAGATGAAATCGGATATTCGGACAGTGTTCGAGAATGACCCGGCTGCCCGGGGACTTTTTGAAGTGGTATTCACCTACTCGGGGCTTCACGCACTGTGGGCGCACCGGGTAGCTCATGCATTATTTAAGCGGCGATGGTATACGCTGGCCCGGTTGATCTCCCAGTTCAGCCGGTTTATGACAGGGATTGAGATTCATCCGGGAGCCCGTATCGGGCATCGGCTGTTCATAGACCATGGGATGGGGGTTGTCATTGGAGAGACCTGTGAGATTGGGGATGACGTGGTGATCTACCAAGGGGTTACGCTTGGTGGAACCGGTAAGGAGAAAGGCAAGCGGCACCCGACCATCGGCAACAACGTGGTCATCGGATCGGGGGCGAAAGTGCTAGGTTCCTTTACGATTGGGGATAACTGTAACATTGGTTCCAATGCAGTCGTACTAAGACCAGTCCCCCAAAACAGCACCGTTGTCGGCAATCCGGGAAAAATTGTGAAACAGAACGGGGAGCGGGTGCGCGACCGGCTGGATCACACGAATCTGCCCGATCCGATTGTGGATATGCTGCGTTCAATGCAGAAGGAGATCGATCAGCTCCGGGCGGAGCTTCATGAGAGCAAACGAAACCAGCCTAAAGGCATGGTATCCGAGGTCGTTGTGTCTTCGGCCAAAGAAGAGTAA
- the ispD gene encoding 2-C-methyl-D-erythritol 4-phosphate cytidylyltransferase, with protein sequence MSNFGAVIVAAGKGTRMGTRESKQYLALNGKPIIVHTLEAFSRIPWLQEIVLVTGIEDVPRCESWIQEYSLNKVSAVIPGGSERQQSVYQGIKQISSEWVMIHDGVRPFVTQEEIEACRDAAIREGASVLGVPVKDTIKQVNGKGLITGTPDRQSLWAVQTPQAFRLSDLLSAHEAAAKDGFTGTDDAMLMERAGHPVTVVEGKYSNIKITTPEDLEYAAFLQKRKGEDMG encoded by the coding sequence ATGAGTAACTTCGGCGCTGTTATTGTAGCGGCGGGAAAAGGAACGAGGATGGGCACCCGGGAGAGCAAGCAGTACTTGGCTCTGAATGGAAAGCCCATTATCGTTCATACGCTTGAAGCATTCAGCCGGATACCATGGCTGCAGGAAATTGTGCTTGTGACGGGGATAGAGGATGTCCCTCGCTGCGAATCCTGGATTCAGGAATACAGTTTGAACAAGGTGTCCGCTGTAATCCCCGGGGGAAGCGAGAGGCAGCAGTCCGTATACCAGGGCATCAAGCAAATTTCTTCAGAGTGGGTAATGATACATGACGGCGTAAGGCCGTTTGTAACGCAAGAGGAAATTGAAGCCTGCCGCGATGCGGCAATCCGTGAGGGCGCCTCGGTACTTGGGGTCCCCGTGAAGGATACGATTAAACAGGTGAACGGTAAGGGGCTGATTACAGGCACCCCCGACCGTCAAAGTCTGTGGGCCGTCCAGACCCCACAGGCTTTTCGTCTTTCCGACTTGCTGTCTGCACATGAGGCTGCTGCGAAGGATGGGTTTACAGGCACTGACGATGCCATGCTGATGGAGCGAGCAGGACATCCGGTAACCGTGGTGGAGGGGAAATACAGCAATATTAAGATCACCACACCGGAGGATCTGGAATATGCAGCTTTTTTACAGAAACGTAAGGGAGAGGACATGGGATGA
- a CDS encoding PIN/TRAM domain-containing protein translates to MVKKAILAFTVLCGAWGGYTLYHTMERSFLELSPIFGQGLFAAGSGAFAVLGGLLFGMIGVLSADRVTRWLHSLISSFSRIPMNELAAGTAGLLSGLLLSVLLSPGLSLLGQAGQLLQVGITLLGGYIGFRIGLEKKDELASLWMSGKWSQAAEPEGRRIEEHKILDTSVIIDGRIADICKTGFIEGTIVIPEFVLEELQHIADSSDLLKRNRGRRGLDILNKIQKELDVKVLIYEGDFEEISEVDSKLVKLAKVLQGKVVTNDFNLNKVCELQGVSVLNINDLANAVKPVVLPGEEILVQIIKDGKEHGQGVAYLDDGTMIVVEGGREYIGTMMEVLVTSVLQTSAGRMIFAKPKLLEKAQ, encoded by the coding sequence ATGGTAAAAAAAGCTATTTTAGCATTTACAGTATTATGCGGAGCATGGGGCGGGTATACGTTATATCATACAATGGAACGGTCTTTCTTAGAGCTCTCGCCTATTTTTGGACAAGGTTTATTTGCAGCGGGAAGCGGAGCCTTCGCGGTGCTTGGAGGATTATTGTTTGGCATGATCGGCGTGCTGTCAGCGGATCGGGTAACGAGATGGCTGCACAGCCTGATCTCTTCGTTCTCCCGGATTCCGATGAATGAGCTGGCTGCGGGTACTGCCGGACTGTTGAGCGGCCTGCTGCTGTCTGTATTGCTGTCACCAGGGTTGTCCTTGCTCGGACAAGCAGGGCAGCTGCTCCAGGTTGGCATTACGCTGCTCGGTGGTTACATCGGGTTTCGCATTGGACTGGAAAAGAAGGATGAACTGGCTTCTCTATGGATGTCGGGCAAGTGGAGTCAAGCTGCTGAGCCTGAGGGCCGGCGCATAGAGGAACATAAAATTTTGGATACGAGTGTCATCATTGACGGGAGAATTGCAGATATTTGCAAGACCGGATTTATCGAAGGAACGATTGTCATACCTGAGTTTGTTCTGGAGGAGCTTCAGCATATTGCGGATTCCTCAGACCTTCTTAAGCGAAATCGCGGCCGGCGGGGTCTTGATATTTTGAACAAAATCCAGAAAGAGCTGGACGTCAAGGTGCTCATTTATGAAGGGGACTTTGAGGAAATATCCGAAGTCGACAGCAAGCTGGTGAAACTGGCCAAAGTGCTTCAAGGCAAAGTGGTCACGAATGATTTCAACTTGAATAAGGTATGTGAGCTGCAGGGTGTGTCGGTACTGAACATTAATGATCTCGCCAACGCGGTGAAGCCGGTGGTTCTGCCAGGGGAGGAAATTCTGGTACAGATTATCAAGGACGGCAAGGAGCATGGTCAAGGCGTCGCTTATTTGGATGACGGCACGATGATCGTCGTGGAAGGCGGTCGCGAGTACATCGGCACGATGATGGAGGTGCTCGTTACCAGCGTACTGCAAACCTCGGCGGGCCGGATGATCTTCGCGAAACCAAAACTGTTGGAAAAAGCCCAGTAA
- a CDS encoding DUF1573 domain-containing protein, with the protein MSAPSLQAFQDQVSELLLRHRSLLDVLSKNGQSNASVNRAVTKAITECGCIELHATKQSFDMGADLESARELAGTHVEGHLCENCREAVSTELGRNLFYMSALANLLDIQLDEVVDKESQKCSTLGIFNLS; encoded by the coding sequence ATGAGCGCTCCTAGTTTACAGGCTTTTCAGGACCAAGTTTCCGAATTGTTGCTCCGTCACCGCAGTCTCTTGGATGTTCTGTCTAAAAATGGTCAAAGCAATGCTTCAGTCAACCGGGCCGTAACCAAGGCCATCACAGAATGCGGATGCATCGAGCTCCACGCCACAAAGCAATCCTTCGATATGGGCGCTGATCTCGAATCAGCCCGGGAATTAGCTGGCACGCACGTCGAAGGCCATCTGTGCGAGAATTGCCGTGAAGCGGTAAGCACCGAGCTTGGCCGCAACCTATTTTATATGTCTGCTCTTGCGAATCTTCTGGACATTCAACTGGATGAGGTTGTTGACAAGGAGTCGCAGAAATGCTCCACATTGGGTATTTTCAACCTGTCGTAA
- the gltX gene encoding glutamate--tRNA ligase has translation MTGEVRVRYAPSPTGHLHIGNARTALFNYLFARKNNGKFIIRIEDTDVKRNVEGGEQSQLKYLKWLGMDWDESVDVGGEYGPYRQTERLDIYKEYWQDLLDRGLAYRCYCTEEELEQEREEQMARGETPRYSGKHRDLTEEQRQALEAEGRVASIRFRVPEDRIYTFDDMVKGTISFNSKETGDFVIVKKDGIPTYNFAVALDDHLMKISHVLRGEDHISNTPRQLMIYEAFGWEPPQFGHMTLIVGEDHKKLSKRNESIIQFIEQYDQLGYLPEALFNFISLLGWSPEGEEEVFSQEQLISIFDEHRLSKSPAVFDTNKLAHLNNTYIKNADPDRIADLAIPHLQKASRLPSELTAEQEEWARALVALYQEQLTAASDIVDLSEVFFRTHLELDSEGIEVMGGEQVPAVLSAFLAKIEQSDEFNAPKIAALIKEVQKETGFKGKQLFMPIRVALTGQTHGRDLNQTIWLLGKDRVLDRLRSQIKGA, from the coding sequence ATGACCGGAGAAGTCCGCGTGCGCTATGCACCGAGTCCAACGGGACATTTACATATCGGCAATGCCAGAACGGCATTATTCAATTATTTATTTGCCCGCAAGAACAACGGGAAATTCATTATCCGCATCGAGGATACAGATGTAAAACGCAACGTAGAAGGCGGAGAGCAAAGCCAGCTGAAATACTTGAAGTGGCTGGGTATGGACTGGGATGAGAGCGTGGATGTCGGAGGCGAGTACGGACCTTATCGCCAGACCGAGCGTCTTGATATTTATAAAGAGTATTGGCAGGACCTTCTGGATCGCGGGCTTGCTTACCGCTGCTATTGCACGGAGGAAGAGCTGGAGCAGGAGCGGGAAGAGCAGATGGCTCGCGGCGAAACACCGCGCTATTCCGGGAAGCACCGGGATTTGACGGAAGAGCAGCGTCAGGCACTTGAGGCTGAAGGTCGTGTGGCCAGCATCCGCTTCCGCGTTCCAGAAGATCGTATCTACACGTTCGATGATATGGTGAAGGGCACGATTTCGTTTAACAGCAAAGAGACGGGCGACTTCGTCATCGTTAAAAAAGACGGCATTCCTACCTACAATTTCGCTGTAGCTTTGGACGATCATCTGATGAAGATCAGCCATGTGCTCCGCGGGGAGGATCATATCTCCAATACGCCGCGTCAGCTGATGATCTATGAAGCCTTTGGCTGGGAGCCGCCTCAGTTCGGACATATGACCCTGATCGTGGGCGAGGATCATAAGAAGCTGAGCAAGCGTAATGAATCGATTATTCAGTTCATTGAGCAGTATGACCAGCTTGGCTATTTGCCTGAAGCGCTGTTCAACTTCATCTCGCTGCTTGGCTGGTCTCCGGAAGGGGAAGAGGAAGTGTTCTCCCAAGAGCAGTTGATCTCGATCTTTGATGAGCATCGATTATCCAAGAGCCCGGCGGTATTCGATACAAACAAGCTGGCTCATCTGAACAACACGTATATCAAGAATGCGGATCCGGATCGGATTGCCGATCTAGCCATTCCGCATTTGCAGAAAGCCAGTCGCTTGCCGTCCGAGCTTACGGCCGAGCAAGAGGAATGGGCACGCGCGCTCGTGGCGCTCTATCAGGAGCAGTTGACTGCTGCTTCGGATATCGTGGATCTGTCGGAAGTGTTCTTCCGCACACATCTGGAGCTGGATTCCGAAGGGATTGAAGTGATGGGCGGCGAGCAGGTGCCCGCCGTATTGTCGGCATTCCTTGCGAAGATCGAGCAGTCGGATGAGTTTAACGCTCCGAAGATTGCGGCACTGATCAAGGAAGTCCAGAAGGAGACCGGATTTAAGGGCAAACAGCTCTTTATGCCGATCCGCGTAGCCTTGACGGGACAAACTCATGGCCGGGACCTGAACCAGACGATTTGGCTGCTTGGTAAGGATCGTGTGCTTGACCGTTTGCGTTCTCAGATCAAGGGCGCATAA
- the radA gene encoding DNA repair protein RadA, which yields MAKTKTKFFCTECGYEAPKWFGKCPGCQSWNSMVEETETVIKTQGMNSPLFHSKEKPLSIINIESGKEPRIQTGIAELNRVLGGGLVPGSLVLVGGDPGIGKSTLLLQASNRLAQNGIRVLYISGEESVRQTKLRADRLGALSPELFVLCETNLESIEEAIENVQPGFVVIDSIQTVYLPEVTSAPGSVSQVRECTARFMRLAKVKGIATVLVGHVTKEGAIAGPRMLEHMVDCVLYFEGERHHTYRLLRAVKNRFGSTNEIGIFEMGEDGLREVGNPSELFLSERPLGVAGSTVVASMEGTRPVLVELQALISTTHFPSPRRMGTGVDHHRMNLIIAVLEKRMGMYLQTQDAYLNVAGGVKLDEPAVDLAIAVSIASSFRDIPTKPYDVIFGEVGLTGEVRAVSRAEQRVREAEKLGFKRVLMPEKSLKGWKHPKGIQIIGVNTVADALAVALD from the coding sequence ATGGCAAAAACTAAAACGAAATTTTTCTGTACCGAGTGCGGCTATGAAGCGCCTAAATGGTTCGGAAAATGTCCGGGCTGCCAATCATGGAACTCCATGGTAGAAGAGACCGAGACGGTAATCAAGACGCAGGGGATGAATTCCCCTCTTTTTCATAGTAAAGAAAAACCCCTTTCGATCATAAATATAGAAAGCGGTAAAGAACCCAGAATCCAGACGGGCATTGCGGAATTGAACCGCGTGCTCGGCGGCGGGCTTGTTCCGGGCTCGCTGGTGTTAGTCGGCGGTGACCCCGGCATCGGCAAATCCACGCTGCTGCTGCAAGCCTCCAATCGATTGGCCCAGAACGGCATTCGCGTTCTGTACATTTCCGGTGAGGAATCCGTACGCCAGACCAAACTGCGTGCAGATCGGCTCGGGGCGCTGTCTCCGGAGCTGTTTGTCCTGTGTGAAACCAATCTGGAATCGATTGAGGAAGCCATTGAGAACGTGCAACCTGGCTTTGTTGTCATTGACTCCATTCAGACGGTGTATTTGCCGGAGGTAACCAGTGCGCCTGGCAGCGTTTCCCAGGTGCGGGAGTGTACGGCACGCTTCATGCGATTGGCGAAGGTGAAGGGCATAGCGACCGTCCTGGTCGGTCATGTGACCAAGGAAGGCGCTATTGCTGGCCCAAGGATGCTGGAGCACATGGTGGACTGTGTGCTTTATTTTGAAGGAGAGCGTCACCATACTTACCGTTTGCTTCGTGCGGTAAAGAACCGTTTCGGTTCGACGAATGAGATTGGCATTTTTGAGATGGGTGAGGACGGACTTCGGGAAGTCGGGAATCCATCGGAACTGTTTTTATCTGAACGGCCCTTAGGGGTAGCCGGTTCGACCGTTGTTGCAAGCATGGAGGGAACTCGTCCGGTTCTGGTCGAGCTGCAGGCGCTCATCTCCACAACCCACTTCCCGTCCCCGCGCCGGATGGGCACAGGGGTGGACCACCACCGCATGAATCTGATCATTGCCGTGCTGGAGAAACGGATGGGCATGTACCTGCAAACGCAAGACGCCTATCTGAATGTTGCCGGCGGCGTGAAGCTCGATGAGCCAGCGGTGGATTTGGCCATAGCGGTTAGCATTGCATCCAGCTTCCGCGACATTCCGACCAAGCCGTATGATGTCATCTTTGGCGAGGTTGGTCTGACCGGCGAGGTTCGTGCCGTTTCCAGAGCGGAACAAAGGGTAAGGGAAGCCGAGAAGCTGGGCTTTAAGCGCGTACTCATGCCGGAGAAGAGTTTAAAGGGATGGAAGCATCCGAAAGGAATACAAATTATAGGAGTAAACACCGTTGCAGATGCATTAGCGGTTGCGTTAGATTAG
- the cysS gene encoding cysteine--tRNA ligase, which produces MALQIYNTLTRMKETFVAQEPGKVKIYVCGPTVYDYIHIGNARPMIFFDVVRAYFENQGNDVNYVVNFTDVDDKMIRKAEQTGTTVPEVADKFINAYYEDLDGLGIPRATLNPRVTDNMESIIEFIQELIDRDFAYENGGDVFYRTRKFDDYGKLSQQNLDELQFGIRIEVDKRKENPEDFVLWKAAKPGEIYWSSPWGDGRPGWHIECSAMARRYLGDTLDIHGGGQDLQFPHHECEVAQSEALTGKPLANYWMHNGYIRINNEKMSKSLGNGVLVKELREQYTKEAVRYFMLSTHYRNPLNYSDEVMEQAQNSVERLANAAANVEHRLSTAIGSKDDNVSQEVADKISAVLVEFHQKMQDDFNTPDAITAMFQWASEANQLLKEASIPAADLHEVLRAFNEMNGVLRIVNTGTDELLDEEIEALIAERIEARKNKNWARADEIRDKLADEGIVLEDTAQGMRWRRK; this is translated from the coding sequence ATGGCACTTCAAATCTATAACACGTTAACCCGTATGAAAGAAACGTTTGTTGCTCAGGAACCTGGAAAGGTAAAGATCTACGTGTGCGGTCCTACCGTGTACGATTATATCCATATCGGGAATGCCCGTCCGATGATCTTTTTCGACGTGGTTCGAGCTTATTTTGAGAATCAGGGTAATGATGTGAATTACGTGGTGAACTTTACGGATGTAGATGACAAAATGATCCGGAAAGCGGAGCAAACCGGTACTACCGTTCCGGAGGTCGCGGATAAGTTTATTAACGCCTATTACGAAGATCTGGACGGTCTCGGTATACCGAGAGCGACATTAAATCCGCGGGTAACGGACAATATGGAGAGCATTATTGAATTTATCCAGGAGCTCATTGACCGCGACTTTGCTTATGAGAACGGGGGAGATGTCTTTTACCGGACCCGCAAATTTGACGATTACGGCAAGCTGTCCCAGCAAAATCTCGATGAGCTGCAATTTGGTATCCGGATTGAAGTGGATAAGCGGAAAGAAAACCCGGAGGACTTCGTGCTATGGAAAGCTGCGAAGCCCGGAGAGATCTACTGGAGCAGCCCTTGGGGCGACGGCCGCCCGGGCTGGCATATTGAGTGCTCCGCCATGGCCCGTCGTTATCTCGGGGATACGCTGGATATCCATGGCGGCGGTCAAGACCTCCAGTTTCCGCACCATGAATGCGAAGTGGCGCAGTCCGAGGCGCTGACAGGCAAACCGCTGGCGAACTATTGGATGCACAATGGTTATATCCGCATCAATAACGAGAAAATGTCGAAATCGCTAGGTAATGGTGTATTGGTTAAGGAACTTCGTGAACAATATACAAAAGAAGCTGTCCGCTATTTCATGTTGTCCACCCACTACCGCAACCCGCTGAATTATAGCGATGAGGTGATGGAGCAGGCACAGAACAGCGTGGAACGTCTGGCGAATGCGGCGGCTAATGTCGAGCATCGATTGAGTACCGCGATCGGTTCGAAGGACGATAACGTAAGCCAGGAAGTTGCGGATAAAATATCGGCCGTCCTTGTCGAATTCCACCAGAAAATGCAGGATGATTTCAACACGCCGGATGCCATCACCGCCATGTTCCAATGGGCCAGCGAGGCGAATCAGCTGCTGAAGGAAGCCTCGATTCCTGCGGCTGACCTGCATGAAGTGCTGCGTGCTTTCAACGAAATGAACGGCGTGCTGCGCATCGTAAATACAGGCACGGATGAATTGCTGGATGAGGAGATTGAAGCTCTGATTGCCGAACGTATCGAAGCCCGGAAGAATAAAAACTGGGCGCGAGCGGATGAAATCCGCGACAAGCTGGCGGACGAAGGCATCGTGCTTGAGGATACGGCGCAAGGTATGCGCTGGCGGCGTAAATGA
- the pssA gene encoding CDP-diacylglycerol--serine O-phosphatidyltransferase, translated as MTKSIPNMFTLGNLFLGMIGIILATEGRTSMAAIMIIIAMLLDGLDGRVARALNAQSELGKELDSLSDVISFGVAPALIMYTVAFTDINTALAWTVTAIFPMCGALRLARFNVRPGIPGYFIGLPIPAAGGVLATLALFHEEITATYMIIAVLLLSYLMVSAVKYPNFKKIGIPKTAIKFTPLVIIGAVMVAVFLPEQTSKLIFLPLVLYAGYGLQQNFRRLNRKKRRKKDDPKSDEAFQSSDR; from the coding sequence ATGACGAAATCAATTCCGAATATGTTTACTTTAGGTAATCTGTTTCTCGGAATGATTGGTATCATCTTGGCGACGGAAGGTCGAACGAGTATGGCCGCCATAATGATTATCATTGCCATGCTTCTTGATGGACTGGACGGTCGGGTAGCTCGGGCATTGAATGCCCAAAGCGAGCTCGGCAAGGAACTTGACTCATTATCCGATGTAATATCATTTGGCGTAGCACCGGCACTCATTATGTATACCGTAGCGTTTACGGATATTAATACAGCACTGGCTTGGACAGTGACCGCCATATTTCCGATGTGCGGCGCATTGCGTCTTGCAAGATTTAATGTTCGTCCGGGCATACCGGGATATTTTATCGGCCTGCCGATCCCCGCTGCGGGAGGCGTGCTGGCAACCTTGGCGTTATTTCATGAAGAGATTACAGCAACTTATATGATTATTGCCGTACTTCTACTTTCTTACCTCATGGTTAGCGCAGTCAAGTATCCGAACTTCAAGAAGATTGGCATTCCGAAAACAGCGATTAAATTTACACCGCTCGTCATCATTGGCGCAGTCATGGTTGCCGTGTTCTTACCAGAGCAGACCTCCAAGCTGATATTCTTGCCATTGGTCCTGTACGCAGGTTATGGCTTGCAACAGAATTTCCGCAGGCTGAACCGCAAAAAACGTCGTAAAAAGGATGATCCCAAATCAGATGAGGCCTTTCAATCCTCTGACCGATAG
- the ispF gene encoding 2-C-methyl-D-erythritol 2,4-cyclodiphosphate synthase: MIRVGQGFDVHQLVEGRPCIIGGVTIPYDKGLLGHSDADVLLHAVTDAILGALGLGDIGRHFPDNDPAFKDADSLKLLEQVWVMAKERGYTLGNIDSTIIAQKPKMAPYIPQMAEVIAKALDAEVDQVNVKATTTEQLGFAGRGEGIAAQSVVCLVKGMLSS; the protein is encoded by the coding sequence ATGATTCGAGTAGGACAGGGGTTTGACGTACATCAGCTCGTAGAAGGAAGGCCGTGCATCATCGGAGGCGTCACGATTCCTTATGACAAGGGGCTTCTCGGGCACTCCGATGCCGACGTGCTGCTGCACGCCGTAACGGACGCGATTTTGGGAGCGCTTGGGCTTGGCGACATTGGTCGTCACTTTCCCGATAACGATCCTGCCTTTAAAGACGCCGACAGCCTGAAGCTTTTGGAACAGGTATGGGTCATGGCGAAGGAACGCGGGTATACACTTGGTAATATCGATTCTACGATAATTGCACAGAAGCCGAAGATGGCACCATATATTCCGCAAATGGCGGAAGTGATCGCCAAAGCGCTGGATGCCGAGGTGGATCAGGTTAACGTGAAGGCGACCACCACCGAGCAGCTCGGGTTTGCTGGCAGGGGCGAAGGTATCGCCGCGCAATCGGTTGTCTGCCTCGTAAAAGGTATGCTATCATCTTGA